The Streptomyces sp. NBC_01268 genome segment CCTCGAACTCCCCGACGGCGAGGACGTCGTACGCCTCCTGAGCTGCGGCCACCCGGCCCCGCTCCTCCAACACGACGGGCAGGTGCGCCCCGTCGTCCTCTCGGACCCGTCCCTGCCGGTCAACCTTTCCGGTCTGTTCGCCTCCCGGCACCGGGTGGAGGAGGTGCCGTTCGGCCCGGGGGACCGGCTGCTGCTCTTCACCGACGGCGTCAGCGAGACCCGGGACCGGGAGGGCGTCTTCTACCCGCTGGAGGAGCGGCTCGGCCGCTGGGCGGACCAGCCGGACGCCCGGGTGCTGCCGCTGCTCCAGGAGGACCTCGCCCGCTATTCCGTGGACGGCCTCGACGACGACGTGGCCGCGCTGCTCGTCGTACGCCCGCCGGAGCCGGCCGTCGAGGCCGCCGCCCCCGCTCGGCGCTGACGGCCGGGCACCGTTTCAAACGTGCGAAACCGGGCGGCCGGTGTCGCCGGTGTCCCGGTGCGGTGTCTCACGCGCCCTTCACGCGCTCCCTGGTGACGCCGTCCCCCATGGGTCAGGCTTGCTGACCGTGCGTCACCCGTCCGCAATGCGGACGGGCCGTACGCGGAACCGCCGGACCAGACGAGAGGACCGGGTGCACGTGCCCGACGACACCACGCACACCACCTTCAGCTCCTTCCTCACCGAAGCCGTCACGGAGGCCGACGTCGCCCATGTCGCGGCGCACGGCCTGTGGGCGCCCGACGGGACGGTCGACCCCGACGCCGCCCGGATCGGCCAGACCCTGGCCGCGGCCATGGAGCCCGGGGGACGCACGGACCTGCTCACCGACGAACTCGCCGAGCTCGTCGGGCAGGTGCGGGGGATCGCCCTCCCGCTCGTCACCGCCATCGAGGCCGACGACGGCATCGCGCTCTCCGCCTTCACGCTCCGGCAGCTCGCCCCCGGACCGCACCCGCTGGTGGTCCTCCCGGCCGGCTGGTCGCCCTTCGGCTGGGCGCCCTTCATGTACGCGTACCTCACGCTCGCGCTCAAGGGCTACCACGTCATCGCGTACACGCCCCGCGGCCTCGGGCTCAAGGGCCTGCCCTCCACCTCCGAGGGCTTCATCGACGTGGCCGGGCCGAACGACTGGGCGGACGGCTCCGCCGTCGTCGACTACGCCGTCGAGCGCTTCGGGCCCACCGCCATCGGTTTCCTCGGCGAGTCGTACGGCTCCGGCATCAGCCAGCTCGTCGCCGCCCACGACGAGCGGGTGGCGGCCGTCGTCGCCCTGAGCACCTGGGGCGACCTCGCCACCGCGCTCTACGACAACGGCGTCCGCCACATCGCGGCCGTCAACGCCCTGCTCGCCCTGACCGGCGGCACGGTCGAGGAGAAGTTCGACGCGCGCAACCGCGCGATCCTCGCCGAGTTCCTGAACGGCCCCGACATGGACCGCGTGGTCGCCTGGGGGAAGCTGCGCGCCCCGCGCTCGTACCTCGCCCAGACCAACGACCACGGCACGCCGACCTTCTTCTCCCACACCTGGCACGAGAGCCTGTTCCCGGCCAACCAGGTCGTGGAGACCTTCGAGGGGCTCACCGTGCCCAAGCGGCTCAACATGTGGATCGGCGATCACGCCGTCCCGGAAGGGCGCGGCCTCATCGCCCCGCCGGCCAGGCCCGGTGACGTCAACCTCCCGATGCAGGAGGCGTACGCCTGGCTCGACCACCACCTCAAGGGCGAACGCAACGGGGTGGAGGACTGGCCCGCCGTCAGCAACCAGGTGATGTTCACCTACCGGACGGTCCCGCTGCGCGACCCGGAGACCGGCCGGCCGACCGCCGAGCGCGAGATCGTCGATCCGGCGCTGCGGGAGGGCCGGGCGAGCTGGAGCGAGGTGACCACCGGAACCGAGCGGCTCGTCCTGACCGGCGGCGGAGCGGGCGGGGCGGACGGCGGACTCGTCGCGGCGGAGGGGGCGGGCGTCGGGGAGACGGGCTGGGAGCGGTCCTTCATCGCCGGCGTCGACACCGCGGCCACCGCGATGGACAGGATCATGGAGACGGGCCGGAAGGAATGGGCCGGCAACCCGAAGACCTACGACACCCGGAAGATCGACCGCACCCACGCGCTGGTCTGGACGTCGGAGCCGCTGACCGCCGGCGGGGCAGGAAGGGCCGGTGGGGCCGGCGGGGCGGCGGCCCGGCGGATCCGCGGCATCCCGGTCCTGCGGCTGACCGTCCGCTCCTCGACCCACTCGGTGAGTCTCTTCGCCCACCTCTTCGACGTCGCGGAGGACGAGACGGCCCGGATCATCACGCACGAGCCGCTGAACGTCGACGATCTGGGGCCGGGCGAGGCGCGCGAGGTCGAGTGGCGCCTGCAGGCCGCCGCGTACGACCTGGCGGAGGGGCACCGGCTGATGCTGGTGATCGACAGCAAGGACCCGCTGTACGGGGACGTGTCGGTGGTCTGGACGCAGACCGTCGTCGTCGCCCCGGCGCGGCTGGAGCTGCCGCTGGGCTGAACGCGGGGGAGGGGACGGGCGTGCCGCCCGCCCCCTCCCGGGACCCGCTTCGGTCAGGCGCGGCCGTGGAAGTCGTAGCCGGCGTCGTCGATCGTCGTGGAGATCAGCGCGTCGTCCGGCTCGGCGCTGGTGTGGACGGTGACCAGGCCGGTGGAGATCTCCACGCTCACGGTGTCGACGCCGTCCAGGTCGCGCAGGGCCTCGGAGACGATCGCCTTGCAGTGACCGCTGTTGACACCGGAAACCTTGTACGTGGTGGAGAAAGCGGACATGGGAGCCTCCTGGGCTTGGCGTGTGCGCGTGATACCCCTGGGGGGTATTCCGTTGATCCATTTCTACCCCCAGGGGGTATCCCGCGCAAGGAGGAGTTCCGGCCGACCGGGTCAGGCCAGGGGCGCCAGGCCGAGGTGCTCCCGCAGGGTCGTCCCCGTGTACGCCGTGCGGTACGCCCCGCGCTCCTGAAGCTCCGGGACCAGCAGGTCCACGATGTCGTCCAGGCCGTCCGGAACCAGGTACGGCGAGATGTTGAACCCGTCCAGGGCACCGTGCCGCACCCAGTGGGCGAACCGGTCGGCGAGCCCCGCGGCGGTGCCCACGTGCCCGCGCTGGGGGCCCAGCTCGATCACCGCCTCCCGCAGTGACCACCCGTTGGCCTCCGCCTTCGCCCGCCACTCGGCGACCACACCCCGCGGGTCCGCGACCCGCGCCGAGCCGAACGCGCCGGTGTTCTCCTCGACGACCGGGTCCTCGGCGGGCAGCGGCCCGTCGGCGTCGCGCTCCGACAGGTCGATGTTCCACAGCCGGCTCGCGACGGCCAGCGCCGTCGCCGGGGTGACCTGCTCCAGCCGCACCCAGCGGGCCTTCTCCTCCGCCTCCTTCTCGGTCGCGCCGATGACGATCTCCGTCGCCGGCAGGATGCGCAGCGCGTCCGCGGGCCGGCCCGCCGCGCGCAGTCGCCGCCGGATGTCCTCGGCGAAGCCGAGCGCGTCGTCGAAGTCCCGCCCGTGCGCGGAGAAGATGACGTCCGCGTTGCGCGCCGCGAAGTCCCGGCCGTCCGGCGAGTCACCCGCCTGGAAGATCACCGGATGCCCCTGCGCGCTGCGCGGCAGCGCCGGCACCAGGTCGACGTCGAACTGCGCGCCCGCCGACCGCACCCGGCCTATCGTGCCCGGCACGGACCAGGTGCGGGCCTCGACGGAGTCGGTCACCGCACCGTCCGCCCAGCCGTCCCAGATGGCGCGGGCCACGGTCAGGAACTCCTCGGCGCGCCGGTAGCGGTCGGCGTGGTCCAGGAAGCCGCCGCGGCGGAAGTTGGCGCCGGTCCAGGCGTTGTCGGTGGTCACGACGTTCCAGCCGGCCCGGCCCTCGGAGAGCAGGTCGAGACCGGCCAGACGGTGGGCGAGGTCGCCCGGCTCGTTGAAGGTCGTGTTGGACGTGGAGACCAGGCCGATCCGGTGGGTGACGGCCGCGAGCGCGGCGAGCTGCGCGAGGGAGTCGGGGCGCCCGGCCACGTCCAGGTCGTGGATGTGTCCGTCGGTCTCGCGCAGCCGCAGCCCGTCGCCGAGGAAGAAGGCGTCGAACAGGCCGCGTTCGGCGGTCTGGGCGACCTTCCGGAAGGAGGCCGGGTCGATCTGCGAGCCGCTGGCGGGGTCGGACCAGATGGTCCAGTGGTTGACGCCCTGGAAGAAGACGCCGAAGTGCAGCTGGGCGTCGGGGCGGGGGACGTCGTGCGGGTCGGTGCCGGTCATCGGTTCCCCTCCCGGGTGGTGGCGGACGTGGCGGCGGAGGCCGTGGCGGCCGTGGTGGCGAAACGGCTCTCGGGGCGGGGGAGTCCGAGGGTGGTGCGCAGGGTGGTGCCCGGCAGCGGGCGTGCCGCCACCCGCCGTGCGAACAGCTCGGGCAGGACGAGCCGGGACAGCACCGCGAGGTCCTCGTCGAGGACCAGCGGGTGCAGGCGCACCCCGTCGACCAGGGCGCTCAACTCCTCCAGGAGATCGGCGAGTCCCCGCGCGGATCCGGTGTACCGCAGGCGGCCGGGCGGCCGGCCCGCACGCTCCTCCCACGGCGCGAACCGGTCCAGGTCCGCGATCCGCTCCGCGGCCGTCCCGCCCGGGGTGTCCAGGGCGATCTCGAGCTCGGCGAAGGCGAGCGGCGCGCCCGAGGCGGCGGCGGCCGCGCCGAGCAGCGCGGGCGAGGCGCCCTCGACGAGCGCCACGTCGACGAGCCCGGGCGGGACGAGCCCGGCGGGGGCCAGGACCACCGGCCTGCCCTGCGGCGGGCGCGGCACGATCGCCGGGCCCTTCACGCTGTACGTCTCGCCCTCGAAGTCGACGTAGTGCAGCCGCTCACGGTCGAGGTAGCGGCTCGTGGCGACGGACCGGACGACGGCGTCGTCCTCCCACGAGTCCCACAGGTCCCGCGCGACCTGGAGCCCGTCCACGGCCTCGCGGCGCAGCGCCGGTTCGCCCTCGACGCGGGGCCGCCCCCAGGCGCGGGCGGCCTCGGCGCTCTCCTCCACGCCGAGCACCCAGCCGGCCCGGCCCACCGAGACGTGGTCGAGCGAGGCGATCCGGGTGGAGACGTGGAACGGCTCGGCGTAGGTCGTCGCGAGGACCGGCGCGACGCCGATCACGCTCGTCGACGCGGCGATGAACGCGGCCCGCTCCACCGCCCCGATCCGCCCCGCGGGGCCGCCGACGGCGGCCGAGGCGGGCGGCAGGACGGAGTCGTCGAGGGTGACGAGGGTGAAGCCGGCGTTCTCGGCGACGGCCGCGACCTTGGCGATCCGGCGCGGCGTGAGCAGTTCTCCGGGGGCGTGGGCGGCGCGGCGCCACGCGGCGGGATGGGCACCGTCACCGTCGATCTCGACGGCCAGGTGCAGGGCAGGGTGAGGCATGGGGGTCCTTCCGGAACGACACGGCGAAACGCGACGGCGCGCCGCCCGGAGCCGTGAGGGCACGGCACGGCGGACGCCGGCCCGAGACCGCGCGCGGGCGCGGCGTCGGGGTGGGATTCAGCGGTGTGCGGAAGGACAGATGGCGGAGGCGGTGCGGCAGAAGTCGACATGCCGCCGGCAGCTCAGCAGAGCCCCCGCCCGCACGACACCACGACCGCGACGCGGCGCGGCGAGGGGTGCGGGCACGGGAGCCTCCAGGATCCGGAAGGGGATGTCCCAGCTTAGGCAGGCACGGTTCCGGGATGTCAAGGTGGTTCTGACTGGCGGACGTTCGGGCCGGGGCGGCCCTCCGCGTTACGCCCGGTACGGCGTGTTCGCCGCCGCCCAGTCGGCGAGCGCGCGGGCGCAGTCGGCCACCGACTCCCGCCAGCTGCGGGCCGCTCCCTCACCCGCCTCGTCGCTGACGTGCTTCACCAGGCGGAGCGGGACGCCGGCGAGGCCGGCCGCGGTGGCCAGGGCGTACCCCTCCATGTCGACCAGGGCGGCCCGGGCCGCGAGCCGCATCCGCGCGGCCTCGTCCGAGACGAAGGTGTCACCGGTGGCGAGGACCACGTCGCCGCCGGCGGGCAGGGTGAGCGGGGCGCCGTACGTCTCGCCGGTGAGAGTGGCGAGCAGCTCGCCGTCCAGGTCGTGCTGGATGACCGTGCCGACGACGTGGGTGCCGCTCCAGCCGGGGCGCAGCGCGCCCGCCGTGCCGAGGTTGACGACCTCGGAGGGGCGCGGCCCGCGGGCGAGCACGCTGGAGAGCGCCGTCGCCGCGTTGACCTTGCCCATGCCCGTGAGCAGGATCGGCAGATCCGTGTCGAGGTACTGCGCCTCCTCCTTGACCGCGAGGACGAGCAGGGGACGGCCGGCGGTGATCTCACCCGAGAGTTCCATGCGCCTCACGCTACCCGTACGGCGCAGCGGTCGGTGCTCAGACCGGGAGCAGGCGCCCGATGAGCTCCCCGAGCTGCCGCGCGTCCCGGCAGGGGCGCATGTCGACGAGCTCGGCGTAGGCGTGCGCGACCGAGTCGCCGGTCGACCACAGGGAGCGCTGCTCCGGATTGAGCCAGTACACCCGCCGGGCCCGCTCGGCGATCAGCGCGAGCGCCGGAAGCCGGGGGTCGCTGTTGTTGGTGCGGGCGTCGCCGAGCACGAACACGACGGTACGGGGGCCCAACGCGTCCAGGTAGCGCTCGGTGAACTCGTCGAGCGCCGTCCCGTAGTCGCTCTGCCCGTGCCAGCCGGTCACCGTGGCCTCGGCGAGGATCCGCGCACCGAGCCCGGCCGGGTCCGCCCGGCCCCGGGCCACCAGGTCCGTGACCTCGTCGGTGCGGTTGACGAAGGCGAAGACCCGGACCCGGCTGAACTGGTCGTGCAGCGCCTGCACCAGCAGCATGGTGAAGTGCGCGAAGCCCGCGACGGAGCCCGAGACATCGCACAGCAGCACCAGTTCGGGCCGCCCGGGCCGTCGCTGCCGCAGCACCGGGCGCATGGGCACGCCGCCGGTCGACAGGGAGCGCCGCAGCGTGCGCCGCAGGTCGATCTCCCCGCGGGCGGCCTTGCGGCGGCGCGCCGCGAGCCGGGTCGCGAGTCGCCGGGCCAGCGGGCGCACCGTACGCCGCAGCTCGTCGAGCTGGTCCCGGCCGGCGAGCAGGAAGTCGATCCGGTCGGGCGTCGTGCCGACCGCCCGGCGGGCCACCCGGTCCCGGCCCTGGCGCTCGGCGACCCGGCGGCGCGCCTCGGTGCGCACGCGGGCGCGGAAGTCCTCGATGCGGCGCCGGATCTCGTCGTCGGTCAGCCGGTCCGCGAACTCCGGCTCCCCGTCGGCGCCCTCGCGCAGCATCGCCCGGACCCGGACGAGCAGCGTCTCGGGCCGCAGCCGGGACAGCGTCTGGTACGAGGACCAGCCGTCCGAACCGGGGGAGGAGCCGTATCCGCCGAGCCCGCCGACCGCCTCGCCGGCCAGCTGGTTCAGGGCCGCGTCGTCGCCGGCCGCGAGCGCGGCGGCGAGCCGCTCGCGCAGCTGCTCGCGCAGGTCGGCGGGGTCGGCGGATCGGCCGGCTGCCGGGTCGTCGTCGCCCGAGCCCGCGCCCGGCGGGTCGCCCTCGGGCCCCGTCCGCCCGTGGGCCTCGGCTCCGGGCAGCGCTTCGACGAGCGGGAAGTACAGGTCGAAGACCCGGTCGAAGACGGGGCGCCGGTCCTCGCCGTGCAGGAGCGTGGCGGCGAGCGCCGCCCGCATCCGCTCCCGGTCGTCGAACCCGACGGCTTCGAGGGCGAGCCCCGCGTCGACGGTCTCGCCCGTGCCGATCCCGAAGCCGTGCGCCCGCAGCGCCCGCACCAGGCCGGTGACCCGGTCGGCGGCGGTCACAGCGCGTCCAGGTCCAGCTTGGCCGCGGCCTTCAGGATGTCCTCCTGGTGCTTGAGGATGACACCGAGGCTGCTGCGCACGACCTCGTCGGACAGCGTGTCCGCGCCGAGCGCGAGCAGGGTGCGGGCCCAGTCGACGGTCTCCGCCACCGAGGGCGCCTTGCGCAGGTCCATGGCGCGCAGCGCGCCCACGACCCTCACCACCGAGGCGGTGAGGGCCTCGTCGATGCCGGGCACCTTGTCGCGGACGATCCGCCGCTCCAGCTCCTCCTCGGGGAATCCGATGTGGAGGAAGAGGCAGCGCCGGCGCAGGGCCTCGGAGAGCTCGCGGCTGGCGTTGGAGGTGAGGACGACGAAGGGGCGCCGGGTGGCGGAGATGGTGCCCAGCTCGGGCACGGTGACCTGGAAGTCGCTCAGCACCTCCAGGAGCAGGCCCTCGACCTCGACGTCGGCCTTGTCGGTCTCGTCGACGAGCAGGACGGTGGGCTCGTCGGAGCGGATCGCGGTGAGCAGCGGGCGGGGGAGCAGGAACTCCTCGCCGAAGATGTCGGTGCGGGTCTCGTCCCAGCTCTCGCCGCGGCCCGCGGTGATCCGCAGCAGCTGCTTGGCGTGGTTCCACTCGTACAGGGCTCGGGACTCGTCGACGCCCTCGTAGCACTGGAGGCGCACCAGGCGCGCTCCGGCGACCTGGGCGACGGCCTTGGCGAGTTCGGTCTTGCCGACCCCGGCGGGGCCCTCGACGAGCAGCGGCTTGCCGAGCCGGTCGGCCAGGAAGACGGTGGTGGCGACGGCGGGCGAGGCCAGATAGCCGGTGGCGGCGAGCCGCTCGGCGACCTCGTCGACGGAGTGGAAGTACCCGGTCGTCATTGCTGTTCCCCCGGAGATACACGTGAGTTACCGGCCAGTAGTGTCAGGGTACCCGCGGGGTGCCCCCACGTGAGGGGTGTCGGCCCCGAACATCGGGTGGCGGTCCTGACCGGCCGCGGGACCCGCGCCCGCGTCCGACCCGCGTCCGACCCGCGTCCGACCCGCGTCCGACCCGCGTCCGACCCGCGTCCGCCCCTGCCCGTGCCTCGCGGAGGGTGACCCCGGCCTGGTCCGGGGGGTGCCGCGCGCGCGGCGGTCGGGCCGCTGATGGAATGGGGGTGAGGGGAACGGCGGTGGAGGTGCGGTGGCGGAGCGAGCTGGGGAGCGGGCCTGGCCGGAAGGGGAGTACGAGGCCGTCCTGGCCCGGCTCGACGCCATGGAGCACGCGGCGGCGGAGATAGGCACCGCGCTCGACGAGCGGACCGTCTGCGCGGAGCTGGCGGACTTCCTCGTCCACCGGGTCGCCGACGCGGCGGACATCGACCTCCGACCGCTCGACGGTGCCCCGCCGCTGCGGGCCGCGGCCGCCGGAGACGCCGGGCTGATGGACGGATCGCCCGTGCCCGCGGTGCTCGTGCTGCCGATGCTCGCGAGGGACGGGGCGGACCTGGGGCGGGTACGGGTGGCCAGGAGCGGGCGCGCGTTCACGGAGCACGAGAGCGCGGTCGTCGCCCATGCCGTACGACTCGCCGCCCTGCACCTCGGCCACGCCCGCCGGCTGGCCGCCACCGAGGCCACCGCCCTGCACCTGCAGCGCGCCCTGGTCGCCGAGCCGGGCCGGCCG includes the following:
- a CDS encoding heavy-metal-associated domain-containing protein translates to MSAFSTTYKVSGVNSGHCKAIVSEALRDLDGVDTVSVEISTGLVTVHTSAEPDDALISTTIDDAGYDFHGRA
- a CDS encoding vWA domain-containing protein, with the protein product MTAADRVTGLVRALRAHGFGIGTGETVDAGLALEAVGFDDRERMRAALAATLLHGEDRRPVFDRVFDLYFPLVEALPGAEAHGRTGPEGDPPGAGSGDDDPAAGRSADPADLREQLRERLAAALAAGDDAALNQLAGEAVGGLGGYGSSPGSDGWSSYQTLSRLRPETLLVRVRAMLREGADGEPEFADRLTDDEIRRRIEDFRARVRTEARRRVAERQGRDRVARRAVGTTPDRIDFLLAGRDQLDELRRTVRPLARRLATRLAARRRKAARGEIDLRRTLRRSLSTGGVPMRPVLRQRRPGRPELVLLCDVSGSVAGFAHFTMLLVQALHDQFSRVRVFAFVNRTDEVTDLVARGRADPAGLGARILAEATVTGWHGQSDYGTALDEFTERYLDALGPRTVVFVLGDARTNNSDPRLPALALIAERARRVYWLNPEQRSLWSTGDSVAHAYAELVDMRPCRDARQLGELIGRLLPV
- a CDS encoding LLM class flavin-dependent oxidoreductase, giving the protein MPHPALHLAVEIDGDGAHPAAWRRAAHAPGELLTPRRIAKVAAVAENAGFTLVTLDDSVLPPASAAVGGPAGRIGAVERAAFIAASTSVIGVAPVLATTYAEPFHVSTRIASLDHVSVGRAGWVLGVEESAEAARAWGRPRVEGEPALRREAVDGLQVARDLWDSWEDDAVVRSVATSRYLDRERLHYVDFEGETYSVKGPAIVPRPPQGRPVVLAPAGLVPPGLVDVALVEGASPALLGAAAAASGAPLAFAELEIALDTPGGTAAERIADLDRFAPWEERAGRPPGRLRYTGSARGLADLLEELSALVDGVRLHPLVLDEDLAVLSRLVLPELFARRVAARPLPGTTLRTTLGLPRPESRFATTAATASAATSATTREGNR
- a CDS encoding alpha/beta fold hydrolase yields the protein MPDDTTHTTFSSFLTEAVTEADVAHVAAHGLWAPDGTVDPDAARIGQTLAAAMEPGGRTDLLTDELAELVGQVRGIALPLVTAIEADDGIALSAFTLRQLAPGPHPLVVLPAGWSPFGWAPFMYAYLTLALKGYHVIAYTPRGLGLKGLPSTSEGFIDVAGPNDWADGSAVVDYAVERFGPTAIGFLGESYGSGISQLVAAHDERVAAVVALSTWGDLATALYDNGVRHIAAVNALLALTGGTVEEKFDARNRAILAEFLNGPDMDRVVAWGKLRAPRSYLAQTNDHGTPTFFSHTWHESLFPANQVVETFEGLTVPKRLNMWIGDHAVPEGRGLIAPPARPGDVNLPMQEAYAWLDHHLKGERNGVEDWPAVSNQVMFTYRTVPLRDPETGRPTAEREIVDPALREGRASWSEVTTGTERLVLTGGGAGGADGGLVAAEGAGVGETGWERSFIAGVDTAATAMDRIMETGRKEWAGNPKTYDTRKIDRTHALVWTSEPLTAGGAGRAGGAGGAAARRIRGIPVLRLTVRSSTHSVSLFAHLFDVAEDETARIITHEPLNVDDLGPGEAREVEWRLQAAAYDLAEGHRLMLVIDSKDPLYGDVSVVWTQTVVVAPARLELPLG
- a CDS encoding AAA family ATPase; this translates as MTTGYFHSVDEVAERLAATGYLASPAVATTVFLADRLGKPLLVEGPAGVGKTELAKAVAQVAGARLVRLQCYEGVDESRALYEWNHAKQLLRITAGRGESWDETRTDIFGEEFLLPRPLLTAIRSDEPTVLLVDETDKADVEVEGLLLEVLSDFQVTVPELGTISATRRPFVVLTSNASRELSEALRRRCLFLHIGFPEEELERRIVRDKVPGIDEALTASVVRVVGALRAMDLRKAPSVAETVDWARTLLALGADTLSDEVVRSSLGVILKHQEDILKAAAKLDLDAL
- a CDS encoding nucleosidase, whose product is MELSGEITAGRPLLVLAVKEEAQYLDTDLPILLTGMGKVNAATALSSVLARGPRPSEVVNLGTAGALRPGWSGTHVVGTVIQHDLDGELLATLTGETYGAPLTLPAGGDVVLATGDTFVSDEAARMRLAARAALVDMEGYALATAAGLAGVPLRLVKHVSDEAGEGAARSWRESVADCARALADWAAANTPYRA
- a CDS encoding NtaA/DmoA family FMN-dependent monooxygenase (This protein belongs to a clade of FMN-dependent monooxygenases, within a broader family of flavin-dependent oxidoreductases, the luciferase-like monooxygenase (LMM) family, some of whose members use coenzyme F420 rather than FMN.), whose product is MTGTDPHDVPRPDAQLHFGVFFQGVNHWTIWSDPASGSQIDPASFRKVAQTAERGLFDAFFLGDGLRLRETDGHIHDLDVAGRPDSLAQLAALAAVTHRIGLVSTSNTTFNEPGDLAHRLAGLDLLSEGRAGWNVVTTDNAWTGANFRRGGFLDHADRYRRAEEFLTVARAIWDGWADGAVTDSVEARTWSVPGTIGRVRSAGAQFDVDLVPALPRSAQGHPVIFQAGDSPDGRDFAARNADVIFSAHGRDFDDALGFAEDIRRRLRAAGRPADALRILPATEIVIGATEKEAEEKARWVRLEQVTPATALAVASRLWNIDLSERDADGPLPAEDPVVEENTGAFGSARVADPRGVVAEWRAKAEANGWSLREAVIELGPQRGHVGTAAGLADRFAHWVRHGALDGFNISPYLVPDGLDDIVDLLVPELQERGAYRTAYTGTTLREHLGLAPLA